The Denticeps clupeoides chromosome 1, fDenClu1.1, whole genome shotgun sequence genome segment TGTGAAAGGGGGCACTTAGCACAACTCTAAATGCATTAGAGTTAACAGCTGATGTGTAAATATGACATGAAAAGATGGAATTAATATATTTCTAATTAAattaatggttttaatgtttaattgatGTAGTTTTGCAGCCAGAGAAGGCCTGTGTTTACACACTGTACGACAGTGTTCCTACAAGAACCCACACTGTTCTTCCACTGCCACAACAGAAGAGCACTTTTCATCCATGTGCCTGCATCTTTAATTCTTTTTGtacccctccccacacacacacaatttaatcCAGTGGGCAGATTAATTTGCCAATAATCTTAGAACATTTTGAAATCAGAAACATGCCAACCATATGATGTACATTGTGGaaattgcaattttatttattgcttctttTCAGAAAGCTTAAATGGTGTTTGAAAGCAACATCCAAGTATTTCCTCATACAGTCTATCTAGTGTTTTCTGTTAAAAATTGAGGCTTTTTAATGAACTGGAAATGCCCTCAGACATGAAATGAATGGTGGCATTATGAAACAGATGAACTGGGTCGACGCATTCAGTCCAGCAGCCAGTCATcgtatttttttctcatattctCGTGCAGCTTCTGAATGAAAACCAGACTTGTTTGCATTCATCgttcaagttttttttgtttcaaccATTGCTGTTTCCTATGTATTTGCATCTGTTTACTACCTATATAATTTTACTGTGTCTAACTCAGCCCTTTGTCATGTcgtgttttttgtatttgtgttccTTTCTTTGTTGAGATGGGACTTTATTCCATGTATGTAATAATGAATAACTGTACACATGAGCATGTTggttattgtttatttaatatgaaaaccCCACAAAGTATTGAGCCTAGAGTAACACTTCTGACattccagtttaaaaaaaaagaataaaacagaaatctaacaaaaaaaaaaacaagttttcatttttttttcagttcataaTCTCTAATGTATTGCCAGTGATAAGTAGCCGACGTGTTAGTACAGTTGTGTGCTACGAAAATCTCAATTGAATATCATCAGGACAGAGATAAGGTGCAGATTGTCAGTAAATTTCATCTtaatttatgttgtgtgtgtgtgtgtatgagtgtgtatgagtgtgtgagagagattggACGCATGCATGACTGTTAATCCTTCAAAGCCAGTCTGTGTAAAAGTAAACCGGCACGGGTGAAGGCTTGTAACGATCCCATGCTAAAGGCCACAACGGGAAACTACGTTGcacttttcctttctctctgtgtgtgtgtaaagataaCTAAAACGGTTGGGGTAGGAACGGTTGCATTACCTCACTGGCAGTGTAAAACCCAGGGCCTTGCAAAAAGAATATCCCGCACAAAATCCCGCAAAACCAGGAGCAATCTAACCCAGTTAAAGAAGGAGCTGTTAGTAAATCCTGAAACATGCACGTTCTTAACGTCCTGCCTACACCAGCCTGTGCCACAGGGCCTGGGGAAACCACGGAAACTAAAAATGCAACCTCAGACACTGATGAGCTACGGATCTTGACCAATCCCTGTCGAGAACAGCCGCCCAGCCAATGGAGTTCAACAGTCCTGAGAATTGAGAACTGTGGACACCTTCGTAAAACAGTTTGAGACGGTTccataacctttttttttttggtataggGTCAAAATACAATTTCTAGCAGCCATGAAATATGCGCGCACTTAAAGAGGCAAATTCAAATACAATGCCAAATGCTTTGGTGTTTCCTTCCCCCCTCCTTTCTACAGTAGCACCGGTGTACGCTACATCAGACTACATAAAGTCatcaaaaaaaagcacaaaacggTCCAAAACTACGCCCCAACGTGGCGACAGACGTTTGGTACATTCTTCTAGATTCCATTCTACAAAGCTGGTTGTGGGACTCGCCGGAAGGCGGCGCTGTTGCTGCGGTGCGACAGGTAGCGTCGCGCTACAGGGATCCGTTTAAAGGGGGAGATGGCAATTTCTCAGAATCCCAGGGGACAATTAGCTGTTGGAATAAAGACACTGCGCCTGTGATGACACTTAAGCGTGCTACGAGAGTAACCGTAGTACAACGCAACAAGAACCATTAGCTCACAGTGATGCGCATGACCCCGTCTAAAGCCATTTATGAAAGTAGGAACAGGAAAAGGTTCTGAGATTGCCATCTCCCACTCGAAGGTGTAACTTGGCGAGTTGGAACTGTGCAACTTGTTAGCGTTGGCAGGGTAAGGCTTAGAAGGGATTCAGCACCAGTGTGGGCACGCTCAGGAGTTCAGGGCAGGAGCACCTGAATCATAGAGGTCACAATTCAGTTCCCCATCGTAATCTCCTCTCCCTTAGCAGTAAAATGCAATATTTAGACCGAATACATAATATCTGTTGAACATCTAAAACATCGTTCCACTAAAATATTGTGAACGTCGTGGTGAGTATCCCGGTGTGATATTTTTCCTTGAATTTATGCTCACGTCACCATTAAGGAGGTGAGTAAGATTAAGTGGACCTCAGTCTGGAGAGGAGACTACAGTTGGGTATTGAATCAGCAGGCAAGGTGTGGCAATAAGTGAAGTGTGGACAAGGCCGAACCAACAGGAGTGCAGCAGTAGAGATGCGAACCTGGttactggtctcacaattcgattgGATTGCGATTCATCACGCCAGTGATTCGATTAGACATCTCAAAGCATCACATTTTTTCAAATACGcaagtgagatgagagttactGCTATCCGGCGGCGCTGTGCTCAGATCACaacttttttaactttttaaaaaaatcaccaagcaataaCATTATGATATGATCCATTATGTTCTCCACTGCATCGATACAGAATCGTcaacgtctgcatcgcgatgcatcaatTACGAGATCCATTTTAACATCCCTATGCAGCATAGAGTCATAGATCTTGGGAAGGGGGGGGAAGAGTCTTTGAAAGACATTCTAGTAACTACTAACACAGATTAAACCCAAATGGCCAAGAGTACCTAGGCCATGTGTGAGCAACACAGGTACGCAAATACAATCCACCAATTACAATGCCGGTATTCAACGCTACGCAAACGTGATTCGAGTAAAAACCCGTAAATACACACACGGCTATATACACAAGCATTACACAAGCTAACTACTGAAGCAACCCACTGCAGCCGTATCAGTACCCGAGATTACACCCTTGCTGTACTGCACCAAACTCACTCCAGTCGCTACGTTGTTGTCAGTGTCACTTCATAAGCAAAGGAGGCGGAAAAACTTCATTTTGTTAAGTTCACATTCAGTTCACTTCTGAGAGAGAAGGCCCTACTATACTAACATCAGAACAGAactaatatacacacaaacaaatatcaTCCACGTAACGGTCTCCTATCCTTCTTCAAAGCCTCAATGATCAAGTCGAAAAAAAGATACCACTGCACAACACTCTTGTAAAAGCGAAGCATATATACAATTCACGTaaaaacccttaaaaaaaaacgatggtTTATGCTGACACAGGATAAGAGGGGATCTTTGTTCATGGGGTCAAACCAGTCGCCTGTAAGTGCACTTCCATCTACAACCAGCCAAAACTGACGTGACTAACATGTGTTCTTGTGGAAGTGCCATTGGCATGTCAGCCCCCAACGTTTGGCTAAAATGCGTCCTACGGTTTTAAAAAAGGTCTggttctgtgtttctgtgtccaATTTGCTGGTTGTTCACATTCGTTAAAGTATACAAATATACTAGCAAGAAGGTGCTGTTTAGAGACATAGTTACTAGTTACAAAAGCTCCCCCCACCCATGTGCGTCAAAAATGATTTCTCTCAAATAAAAAGTAACTTCTAAAACCATATGGTTacattcttttcttcttttttttcctgttttccctATTTATCTTTATAGTACTGGAATACAAGTGAATGAGACCAAAGCAGATTTCACAGGGGTGGCATATGGGTGAAGGGAGGGGTGTTTTTGCATTGGGGGCGCCACAGTTGTAAAAGTGTTGCCCCTTGTGGCAGGCAGAGGGACTGCATGTTACACAGCATTCTCCTCCGTAGGCGGCTCTGCGCTGGGCGGCTGGAGAAGAGTCTCCTGGACTGGAGGGAAAGAGGGAAAAGGCTCCAATCAGGAGGTCTGCTgagaaattattatttcaacCTTTTCAACTGACAAGGAGCAAGaccccaaaaatatatattaataccCCCTTCTGACATCCTTGCATTAGCTATCAAAGAATCAAAGTTTAAGTTGAACACTTTGTTTCATATCAGATACACAAAAGAAGGAACCAAATGCAACTCACCAGACAGAagaaaaagtattcacagtgcatcactttttccacattttgttatttacagCCTTAAATagatttaattctttttttcctcagaattctacacaaaacGTTATATGttcataagtattcacagtgtttgctcaatactttgtcaatgtacctttggcagcaataaCAGCCTCAGAGTCTCAAATCTATGATGCCActagcttggcacacctatccttggccaggttgtcccattcctctttgcaccacctctcaagctccatcaggttggatgggaagtgttggtgcagccattttaagatctccagAGATTAAGccattcatttgatttattggttGTGTGCTCAGGGTTGTCGTCCTGCTGAACAGGACTGCCATgcgccttttactaaggagtggcttccatctgccATTTCTCCCATACAAGCCTGATTGCtgcattgctgcagagatggttgtccgtcaagaaggttctcctctgtccacagagtatctctggagctctgacagtgTGACCATTGGGTTCGCTTCTCCCCTGATCGCTCAGATTTCTCTGGCCAGCTCTTGGGAGAGTCCTGGtgattttgaacttcttccacttacgtatgatggaggccactgtgctcattgggaccttcaaatcagcagaattttttttgtaaccttccccagatttgtgcttcaagataatcctgtctctgagctctACAGAAAATCCCTTTAACTTCATGCTTGGGTTGTGCATAGGATGATCAATTTTAaccttcatggcaaaggctgtgaatacttatgtacatgtgaatttttttttttttttttatcaatgaatTTGATCCATTTGGAATACGGctctaacataacaaaatgtggaaaaagtgatgcactgtgaatattttccagatgcactgtattcaTATCACGAATATAATTAAGGATGCTCACAGGTTTGACCATTTGGGGATTCTAATAAATAACATATTACTCATCGTGTTAGTGTTAACATTGGCATAAATAATAGTTcaaaagggaaagaaatataataGCTATGTATTCATCTCTACCTGGGGGCTCCTGGGCCACAACTGCCTCAGGATTTTCTGCTTTCACCATGTCCGCATTGAGACTCTCTGTAACAGAATGCAATAGAAATGAGCCGCAGGTGAGAccaataaatctttttttgcatCATGCTTTTTCCCTCGACGTCCGGACAATAATGTTCTTTGTTGCGCTTACGCTGTATGCTGAAGCAAAACTTTTTCTTCTGGTAGGAGATATAGCTGCTCACCGCCCCCACcagtgccatggcaacagcgcTGACAATGCCGGCGATTGTGCCAGTCTCTGCCATGGAGCCTTCTGTGAAGACACAGGTGTGGTTCAAAccatatgattattattaagtgACTGGAGAAAAAGTCGGAAATTCTCTGTCCTTGGTGCTGTAATACATTAGAATAAGAtctattctgttcatttttaccATAGTCGTTGTCAGAAAGGTCATCGCTTCCCATTCCCCCCTTGCTACCTCCTGAAAAGGCAAACAGATGTTATGTGCAGATGCTCTTCATACCACATGAACAACCTTTTTATGTCATTATCATTACTTATAAAACATCCCAATTATTGCATGTACTCTGTGCTTAATCACCTCGGCCTTTGTCTGGATTGTACCCACCACCCTTTCCAATGTCAGCCAGATCGTCGTCTGTGAACTGACCACCTATGAAAAGAAGATCGATGAGATACACAGACACGAAAACGCAACCGCCAGGTGACCGTGGCACATGCACATGGCCCCAGAAATGCCCAGGCCAGACCAGACGGCCAAAACACATGAAAGCACACAGGAATAAGCAAGGTTAGCGTCCATTAGAAGTCAGACAGGAACTCAGCTTGTTAAGTCTGGTACTCAGAAGTCCTCCTATGGATGGATGCACTGTGGGTTGCATTAGTAAGAATAATACGATTCGCACATGCTGCTGTCGATCGCACAAGACTCTGTTTTAGGCCTTGTTAAATGTAAGAGAGCCCttgtgagaggaggaggaatgaacagacagagagagagagtgagcgagagagagatgggaAGAGCCATTCCCCAGCTTTACGACAGGGGTTTCTTACCACCATTGCCTCCTCTGATATTGGTTTTGCTATCACCCCTGTCTCCATCTCCAAAGCCTTTGTCTGACAAGAACACAAGACTTCATGAAGGTACCCAACATTCGGTGTGGGATTATGAAATTTGGCCAGTGGGGGCTAATTAAAGCTTAAAAGCAGGATCTGTAAGGGTGGGCTTGAACTGTCGACATCTAGATTTCTGCTTCTACAAAGCACATTTCAGTAAACCCCCACAAAATCAGACTTACTAATGGCCTGACTTGTTGGATTTACTCTAGGTACTCACTTCCTTTGTTCTTGTCCTTTCCTCCAATGTCATTGTTGGGGTCAAGAGCGTCCATAAGGTCGAAGTCGTCCGCAgctgttttaaaaaatccattttaaacTCATGGACCCAAATATCATCAGTTGAGAATACGTCCAACAAGATGAATATGGGATGGTGAAGTGAATCACGGGCAACTTGCATAACAAATCTATAAAAAGATTATTATCTCCCATTGTTTCTTCAAACTACAGATGATGGTTTAAACAGCTTTCATGTTCGTAAAGGAGTGAACTAATCACATGTCATGGAGAGAATGTAGCACAGGATGGGAAATACTGAACACTTCCCAGCTTCACCTGAGATGCTTTAGGTGCCCTGATAACAGCAGAAGAGACGTCAGGCATCTATTCCCCCCCATGAAATGGCCAACCAGTGACGGCTGAGAGAGCTACAGTTTAGTTTTAGACGGACAGCCTAATATCCAAGCTCTACATCTTCTGCATTTCACACTGAAATGGCGTGTAGCATTGGTGGGCAGATCATTTATAGAAACGTTTTATGACA includes the following:
- the cd99l2 gene encoding CD99 antigen-like protein 2 isoform X2 translates to MARFLFWAAFAVAALLAGEVLCQDEFDLADALGVDDPTPTQKPKAPAGGGPAAGGGFDLSDFFEKATTKAPPPQAPTKAPVKPKPKPDDLHTDLFGATVRPGLLPRTTAKAPRTTSPPRRAQPAADDFDLMDALDPNNDIGGKDKNKGSGQFTDDDLADIGKGGGYNPDKGRGGSKGGMGSDDLSDNDYEGSMAETGTIAGIVSAVAMALVGAVSSYISYQKKKFCFSIQQSLNADMVKAENPEAVVAQEPPVQETLLQPPSAEPPTEENAV
- the cd99l2 gene encoding CD99 antigen-like protein 2 isoform X1, with translation MARFLFWAAFAVAALLAGEVLCQDEFDLADALGVDDPTPTQKPKAPAGGGPAAGGGFDLSDFFEKATTKAPPPQAPTKAPVKPKPKPDDLHTDLFGATVRPGLLPRTTAKAPRTTSPPRRAQPAADDFDLMDALDPNNDIGGKDKNKGNKGFGDGDRGDSKTNIRGGNGGGQFTDDDLADIGKGGGYNPDKGRGGSKGGMGSDDLSDNDYEGSMAETGTIAGIVSAVAMALVGAVSSYISYQKKKFCFSIQQSLNADMVKAENPEAVVAQEPPVQETLLQPPSAEPPTEENAV
- the cd99l2 gene encoding CD99 antigen-like protein 2 isoform X4 — its product is MARFLFWAAFAVAALLAGEVLCQDEFDLADALGVDDPTPTQKPKAPAGGGPAAGGGFDLSDFFEKATTKAPPPQAPTKAPVKPKPKPAADDFDLMDALDPNNDIGGKDKNKGSGQFTDDDLADIGKGGGYNPDKGRGGSKGGMGSDDLSDNDYEGSMAETGTIAGIVSAVAMALVGAVSSYISYQKKKFCFSIQQSLNADMVKAENPEAVVAQEPPVQETLLQPPSAEPPTEENAV
- the cd99l2 gene encoding CD99 antigen-like protein 2 isoform X3 yields the protein MARFLFWAAFAVAALLAGEVLCQDEFDLADALGVDDPTPTQKPKAPAGGGPAAGGGFDLSDFFEKATTKAPPPQAPTKAPVKPKPKPAADDFDLMDALDPNNDIGGKDKNKGNKGFGDGDRGDSKTNIRGGNGGGQFTDDDLADIGKGGGYNPDKGRGGSKGGMGSDDLSDNDYEGSMAETGTIAGIVSAVAMALVGAVSSYISYQKKKFCFSIQQSLNADMVKAENPEAVVAQEPPVQETLLQPPSAEPPTEENAV